One genomic window of Bacillus mycoides includes the following:
- a CDS encoding YqzE family protein, which translates to MSTNDYVRFVTQQFVSYMDAPKEDRKQQKQQRRAEKEPFLNKWFGVMPLSAALFYRNVKNKRKKSS; encoded by the coding sequence ATGTCTACTAATGATTATGTACGCTTTGTGACACAGCAATTTGTGTCATATATGGATGCTCCAAAAGAGGATCGAAAACAACAGAAACAACAACGTCGTGCGGAGAAAGAGCCATTCTTAAATAAATGGTTTGGTGTTATGCCACTGAGCGCTGCTTTGTTTTATCGAAATGTAAAAAATAAAAGAAAAAAATCAAGCTAA